A genomic stretch from Sphingobacterium sp. ML3W includes:
- a CDS encoding BT4734/BF3469 family protein, whose product MDNSYIFSFYPGPIKNTKPSKKLGIKETLDLIKSESYKADIEKLRACNNKIVRKTLKNCLPYVTFSGEFKQRDTEFLVKHSGIICIDLDPYKKVKGKEEISNPRLLEEFDIVFDELCQLDFVCFVFRSPSGNGYKVGIKIVPDDHGNTFDVLKEFFEKELSLIVDKGVRDIARACFLSYDPNLYYNPGSKLFEIELSEPYEFEPFELEQEKSPKLIKQEEDAQAQFKKNKDLRRALYVVEQIEEKQIDLTSDYDDWQLIAFSLAALGEPGRNIFHRVSKFHAEYDPKATDDKFDDAVKKGRFQTAGKFFKIAQSEGCEIKLPRTIEEQQKLADAKSIIGDPDSGEDWAKYGIYLNKRTQTYFSLDTKGGPREISNFKMKILFHMTTSNEAAYRLISIKNIHGLDRVVRINTDDFVSAGSFKKVIARVGNFLWKGQDFDLIRLQDMLQRDETPTVTVQELGWNKKGKFYAFANGVYDTVEKRFIETDNYGIVSIEREGDTFNYFIPALSSVFADYESMYVNDKKFIYQKSEVTFEHWAILYYKVFGSNGMIAMLFYISALFSDIIFTGMNNRFPIFFVYGKRGTGKGAILESIMRLFGEGQDQLMLGGASTIVGFMRKLAQYVNSIVWFDEYKNNINPKSIESIKNTFDRKGPERGNKDQTYETNVVPVRSALAMSGQEMPTAENALFTRTIMVTQTKTNFTDDERIDYNFLKDVEFEGISHITAGLLSNRSFFEKHFKRDFGTKVKEFYDTVKAEDIDERMVKNYAMLLTVYSMMCNRVEFPFTYEQLLKVCKDLLLNQHVIVKGTDDTAKFWQVVEQLFSGLEIQEGQQFKTGDGFLYIRIQDVYQLYAEAMHRRREAVILDKATLEDYLSSDLRTFVGKQKKQFGGKYTSCYVFKYADLGINLIRETDPLQLKNKYKEMGIDFEDEVVAAPKSVQMDAFNAGFPEPDRKEVTL is encoded by the coding sequence ATGGATAATTCATATATATTTAGTTTTTATCCTGGACCAATAAAAAATACAAAGCCTTCAAAAAAATTGGGCATTAAGGAGACATTGGATCTTATTAAGTCTGAAAGTTACAAAGCCGACATTGAGAAGCTAAGGGCATGCAACAATAAGATTGTTCGTAAGACATTAAAAAACTGTTTGCCATACGTTACTTTTTCGGGTGAATTTAAACAACGAGATACGGAATTTTTGGTTAAGCATTCAGGGATAATTTGCATTGACCTGGATCCATATAAAAAAGTTAAAGGCAAAGAAGAAATTTCAAATCCTCGTTTGTTGGAAGAATTTGATATTGTTTTTGACGAATTGTGTCAGTTAGATTTTGTGTGTTTTGTTTTTAGATCTCCATCCGGTAATGGATATAAAGTTGGCATAAAGATCGTTCCCGATGACCACGGAAATACGTTTGATGTTTTAAAAGAGTTTTTCGAAAAAGAGCTTTCATTAATTGTTGATAAGGGTGTGAGAGATATAGCACGTGCATGTTTTCTTTCTTATGATCCAAATCTTTACTACAATCCTGGTAGTAAATTATTTGAAATAGAACTTTCGGAACCTTATGAATTTGAACCATTTGAGTTGGAGCAAGAAAAATCACCGAAACTCATAAAACAGGAAGAAGATGCCCAAGCTCAATTTAAAAAGAATAAGGATTTAAGACGTGCATTGTACGTTGTGGAACAGATTGAGGAAAAGCAAATCGATCTTACTTCGGATTACGATGACTGGCAGCTTATTGCATTTTCTTTGGCCGCACTAGGTGAACCCGGAAGAAACATTTTCCACAGGGTATCAAAATTCCATGCTGAATATGATCCAAAAGCTACTGATGATAAGTTTGATGATGCAGTAAAAAAGGGAAGGTTTCAAACTGCTGGCAAATTTTTTAAAATAGCGCAATCAGAAGGATGCGAGATTAAATTACCTCGTACTATCGAAGAACAGCAAAAACTAGCTGATGCAAAATCAATAATTGGTGATCCCGATTCGGGAGAAGATTGGGCTAAATATGGTATCTATCTCAATAAAAGAACCCAAACTTATTTTTCATTGGATACGAAGGGAGGTCCACGGGAGATTTCCAATTTCAAAATGAAGATCCTGTTTCACATGACAACAAGCAATGAAGCCGCTTATCGATTGATTAGCATAAAAAATATTCATGGATTAGATAGAGTTGTTCGGATTAATACTGACGATTTTGTTAGTGCAGGATCATTTAAGAAGGTCATCGCGCGTGTAGGGAATTTTCTATGGAAGGGACAGGATTTTGATTTGATAAGATTGCAGGATATGTTACAACGCGATGAAACTCCGACTGTCACCGTCCAGGAATTAGGATGGAATAAAAAAGGAAAATTCTATGCTTTTGCTAACGGTGTTTACGATACTGTTGAAAAACGTTTTATCGAAACTGACAATTATGGAATTGTTTCAATTGAAAGGGAAGGTGATACATTTAACTACTTCATACCAGCATTATCAAGTGTTTTCGCTGATTATGAATCAATGTATGTAAATGACAAAAAATTCATTTATCAGAAGAGCGAGGTGACTTTTGAGCATTGGGCCATTCTATATTACAAAGTATTTGGCAGTAACGGTATGATAGCGATGCTATTCTATATATCTGCTCTTTTTTCTGATATAATTTTCACTGGAATGAACAATAGATTCCCAATATTTTTTGTTTACGGTAAGCGCGGAACCGGAAAAGGAGCAATTCTGGAATCAATAATGAGATTATTCGGGGAAGGTCAGGATCAATTAATGCTGGGAGGTGCTTCCACTATTGTCGGCTTTATGCGAAAGCTCGCTCAATACGTGAACTCAATAGTTTGGTTTGATGAATATAAGAATAACATAAATCCAAAGTCAATAGAAAGTATTAAGAATACTTTCGACAGAAAAGGACCTGAGAGAGGAAACAAGGATCAAACCTATGAAACAAACGTAGTTCCTGTGAGATCTGCATTAGCAATGAGTGGTCAAGAAATGCCGACAGCTGAGAATGCACTATTCACACGGACAATAATGGTAACTCAAACAAAAACAAACTTTACCGACGATGAACGCATTGACTATAATTTTTTAAAGGATGTTGAGTTCGAAGGTATTAGTCATATTACTGCAGGTTTATTGTCAAATCGATCATTCTTTGAAAAGCACTTTAAACGAGATTTTGGAACTAAAGTAAAGGAATTCTACGATACCGTTAAAGCGGAGGACATCGACGAACGTATGGTTAAAAATTACGCTATGCTTTTGACTGTTTATTCGATGATGTGCAATAGGGTTGAATTTCCGTTTACTTATGAACAATTATTGAAAGTATGTAAGGATCTGCTATTAAATCAGCATGTAATTGTCAAGGGAACAGATGATACTGCCAAATTTTGGCAAGTTGTCGAGCAATTGTTTTCGGGATTGGAAATACAAGAGGGCCAACAATTCAAAACAGGAGATGGATTTTTATACATACGTATTCAAGACGTATATCAACTTTATGCGGAAGCTATGCACCGTCGTAGAGAGGCAGTTATATTGGATAAAGCTACTTTAGAAGACTATTTATCATCAGACCTTAGAACTTTCGTAGGAAAGCAAAAAAAACAATTTGGTGGAAAGTACACCTCATGTTATGTTTTCAAATATGCTGATTTGGGTATTAATTTAATTCGCGAAACAGATCCGTTGCAGCTTAAAAATAAATATAAAGAGATGGGAATTGATTTTGAAGATGAGGTCGTTGCAGCTCCAAAATCTGTACAAATGGACGCTTTTAATGCTGGCTTTCCTGAACCCGATAGAAAGGAGGTAACGTTATGA
- a CDS encoding Nmad5 family putative nucleotide modification protein — protein MRISKNLAEATAEQLLAKKKESYKIIESQMEQIATVIATNSVPKTILEASYKYKGYFKYAKAAQFIYPHTNKSRIEVNLSHRVPFNGEGWSNTIVISGDSDEIKKLFELDAQYDKLRSEYRQSFKIVSETIFGLKTALQVKKHFPEAFDLLPKESSGSLLPMVNLDQVRALVS, from the coding sequence ATGAGAATATCAAAAAATCTAGCTGAGGCTACAGCCGAACAATTACTGGCAAAGAAAAAAGAATCTTACAAAATTATTGAATCTCAAATGGAACAAATTGCTACAGTAATAGCTACTAATTCTGTTCCAAAGACTATTTTGGAAGCTTCTTACAAGTACAAAGGATACTTTAAATATGCTAAAGCAGCACAATTTATTTACCCTCACACCAACAAATCACGTATTGAAGTTAACTTATCGCACAGGGTCCCATTCAATGGTGAAGGTTGGAGTAATACAATTGTTATATCAGGAGATTCTGATGAGATCAAAAAACTTTTCGAACTAGATGCTCAATATGATAAACTCAGAAGTGAGTACAGACAATCATTTAAGATAGTAAGTGAAACTATTTTTGGTTTAAAAACAGCATTACAGGTTAAAAAGCACTTTCCTGAGGCTTTTGATTTACTACCAAAGGAATCTAGTGGGTCATTACTTCCAATGGTCAATCTCGATCAAGTAAGAGCATTAGTTAGTTAA
- a CDS encoding ABC transporter ATP-binding protein: MNLSIESLSKTYPNGVKALDEVNLEIKPGMFGLLGPNGAGKSSLMRTIATLQKPDSGRITFGDIDVLGRQMELRKVLGYLPQEFGVYPNLSATDLLQYFAKLKGIKTSADRQAIIKRVLEVTNLWDVRNKSVSGYSGGMKQRFGIAQLLLNDPKLIIVDEPTAGLDPAERHRFLNVLREIGTDHTVIFSTHIVDDVRELCHELAILNGGKILLRGTPKETIGQLEGKIWVRIISRDQLDEYTQKYNVISTNYNQDNTLNIRVYSDVQPDESFVNAQGQLEDVYFVALKNDQRHV; encoded by the coding sequence ATGAATTTATCAATAGAAAGCCTCAGTAAAACCTATCCGAATGGTGTAAAAGCCCTTGATGAAGTAAATTTGGAAATTAAACCGGGTATGTTTGGTCTTCTCGGGCCAAATGGAGCGGGAAAGTCATCCTTGATGCGTACCATAGCGACGCTACAAAAGCCAGATAGCGGTCGCATTACTTTTGGTGATATTGATGTACTTGGCAGGCAGATGGAACTGCGAAAGGTTCTGGGTTACCTACCACAGGAATTCGGTGTTTATCCGAACCTGTCAGCGACAGATTTATTGCAATACTTTGCAAAGCTCAAAGGCATTAAAACAAGTGCCGACCGACAGGCCATCATCAAGCGTGTGCTCGAGGTTACCAATCTTTGGGATGTTCGTAATAAGAGTGTCAGTGGCTATTCAGGTGGGATGAAACAGCGATTTGGAATAGCCCAGCTATTATTGAATGATCCAAAGCTGATAATTGTTGATGAGCCTACCGCAGGACTTGATCCCGCCGAAAGACATCGTTTTTTGAATGTATTACGTGAGATCGGTACCGATCATACCGTTATTTTCTCTACACATATTGTGGATGATGTACGTGAACTATGTCATGAACTTGCGATTCTCAATGGTGGTAAGATACTATTGCGGGGGACACCAAAGGAGACGATAGGACAATTGGAAGGCAAGATCTGGGTGCGTATTATTAGTCGCGATCAATTGGATGAATATACCCAGAAATATAATGTCATTTCTACCAACTACAATCAGGATAATACGCTCAATATCCGGGTTTATAGTGATGTGCAACCAGATGAATCTTTTGTCAATGCACAAGGGCAACTGGAAGATGTTTATTTTGTAGCACTAAAAAATGACCAGCGCCATGTTTAG
- a CDS encoding M1 family aminopeptidase, whose product MFSPIFKFEFMRWFKNAAVYIYMALFFALSLFIMLSSLGIFDGVTATTSSNTIRNSPWAINEMINGMSSIIYFLIPSIVGACVYRDFQYNVHTILFSYPFTKTDYLLGKFFGSVAVVLIIVLASTLGIIVAQFIPGINPSLLGPVHVLAYFQTYLIQVIPNLVILSAIIFVLVTFTRNVYVGFVAVLVLIILQVLIQNLTTNADNRYLGALIDPFGDSAISYYTQYWSPEEKNTNNLPFLGAIIYNRLIWLAVAALFIGGFYLLFSFSQDSISIKTGKKGKRLTKNNFDSVFRINLPKVSYDFSIVHYLKTTWTLARYDYRYIVKNPVFLILTLVGVLFIILMASTIGTIFGTSTYPVTWKMLMIPGTTFKFFLLILTFLFSGLLVHRGSITRMGGLLDATPVPNWALMGSKIIAIILMQLTLLAVVMFTCMAFQVYHHYYNFEIGQYIMHLMVYGMLGNIVWLFVSIFVHTLFKNYLAGFFILLTLFIGLPFLSFMGVEQAIYQFNQGPDLDYSDMDGFGYILPFLTYRVYWLLFAVFFLTLALLLWRRGGFAGIRERWAILRSNVKASSMTVLILSFVGFIAIGSGIYYEDHIKNPYYTSLDHEKQSVEWEKKFKKYQFRPQPRVVDIKFNMDIYPSKRSFKAQASYVLKNKTAVAIDSIFVNYNDYDYTFSFNVPNKLVSADDIYNFNIYKLAKPMAPGDSIVLNFSTVSPLNTWVNEKSPVKGNGTFINNMLFPNIGYLDRGELVDNDIRKKYGLPHRDRMAPPTDSIALRNNYISNDADWVRFEATVSTDPDQLAIAPGYLTKQWEKDGRKYYQYKMDSSILNFFAFNSARYETKKDKWNGVNLEIYYHKGHTYNLDRMMASSKASLAYYTAEYSPYQHRQLRIVEFPRTAGTFAQSFANTIPFSEAIGFIADVDEKKDDAVDYPYAVTAHEIAHQWWAHQVVGANAQGATLMSESMSEYSSLKVLEKRYGKGQMRKFLKDALDGYLKGRGAEALGERPLMYNENQMYIHYQKGSLVLYALSDYLGEAVFNQTAKAYLKSTAFQNPPYTTSIEFVDSFRRATPDSLRYLIKDMFETITLYNNRVESVSSKKLKNGKYQVDIQFEVAKYRVDANGKKSYNDHGSKPLVFKKSDRVTLESLPLRDYIEIGVFSKSMDKKNGKPQELYLRKHRIDQINNKLTLIVDQQPIQVGIDPYNKLIDIDSDDNRKDI is encoded by the coding sequence ATGTTTAGTCCGATTTTTAAATTTGAGTTTATGCGTTGGTTTAAGAATGCTGCTGTCTATATTTATATGGCTTTATTCTTTGCGCTCTCGCTTTTCATCATGCTCTCTTCACTAGGGATATTTGATGGGGTCACAGCGACCACTTCATCCAATACGATCAGAAATTCACCCTGGGCTATTAACGAGATGATAAATGGAATGTCTTCCATTATCTATTTCTTAATTCCATCGATTGTGGGAGCCTGCGTTTATCGGGACTTTCAATATAATGTACATACCATCCTTTTTAGTTACCCATTTACCAAAACAGACTATTTACTGGGTAAGTTTTTTGGATCAGTTGCTGTTGTACTGATAATCGTACTGGCATCCACACTAGGTATTATCGTCGCACAGTTTATCCCTGGTATCAATCCAAGCTTATTGGGGCCGGTACATGTTTTAGCTTACTTTCAGACCTATTTGATTCAGGTTATTCCTAATCTGGTTATTCTAAGTGCCATTATTTTCGTATTGGTAACCTTCACCCGCAATGTGTATGTGGGTTTTGTTGCGGTTCTGGTGCTTATTATTTTACAGGTGCTTATTCAAAATCTGACCACAAATGCTGATAACCGTTATCTTGGGGCATTGATAGACCCTTTTGGCGATAGTGCCATTTCTTACTATACCCAATATTGGTCTCCGGAGGAAAAGAATACAAACAATCTTCCGTTTCTTGGTGCAATAATTTATAATCGACTGATTTGGTTAGCTGTAGCGGCTTTATTTATCGGTGGATTTTACCTGTTATTTTCTTTCTCGCAGGATTCCATCTCGATAAAAACAGGGAAAAAAGGAAAGCGCTTGACAAAAAATAATTTTGACAGTGTTTTTCGTATCAATCTCCCGAAAGTGAGTTACGATTTCTCAATAGTCCATTACCTGAAAACGACCTGGACACTGGCACGGTATGATTATCGCTATATTGTTAAGAATCCAGTCTTTCTGATTTTGACTTTGGTCGGTGTACTTTTTATCATCTTGATGGCTAGTACAATCGGTACAATATTCGGTACTTCGACATATCCTGTTACCTGGAAAATGCTGATGATACCAGGAACGACTTTTAAGTTCTTTTTGTTGATCTTGACCTTCCTCTTCAGCGGTTTATTGGTTCACCGTGGTAGCATCACTCGTATGGGCGGATTATTGGATGCGACACCCGTTCCAAATTGGGCGCTCATGGGGTCCAAAATAATCGCGATCATCTTGATGCAATTAACCTTGCTTGCGGTGGTCATGTTCACCTGTATGGCATTTCAGGTTTACCATCATTATTATAATTTCGAAATCGGGCAGTACATTATGCACCTGATGGTATATGGTATGTTGGGAAATATCGTATGGTTGTTTGTATCGATCTTTGTACATACGCTCTTCAAAAATTATCTGGCTGGTTTTTTTATCCTGTTAACCTTATTTATCGGATTGCCATTTTTGTCTTTTATGGGAGTAGAGCAGGCGATTTATCAGTTTAACCAGGGACCTGATCTCGATTATTCAGATATGGACGGTTTTGGCTATATCTTACCTTTTTTAACCTATCGGGTGTATTGGTTGTTATTTGCTGTGTTTTTTCTAACCCTAGCCCTTTTGCTGTGGCGGAGAGGTGGATTCGCTGGTATAAGAGAGCGTTGGGCTATCTTACGATCGAATGTAAAGGCGAGCAGTATGACCGTACTTATCCTGAGTTTTGTTGGTTTTATTGCTATCGGTAGTGGGATCTATTATGAAGATCATATTAAAAACCCTTATTATACCAGCTTGGATCACGAAAAACAATCTGTAGAATGGGAGAAGAAATTTAAAAAATATCAATTTAGACCACAACCCCGTGTTGTTGATATTAAGTTTAATATGGATATTTATCCTTCTAAACGTAGTTTTAAAGCGCAAGCGTCTTATGTGTTAAAGAATAAGACTGCGGTCGCTATAGATTCTATTTTTGTCAATTATAATGATTATGACTATACTTTCTCCTTCAATGTTCCCAATAAGTTGGTCTCTGCAGATGATATTTACAATTTCAATATCTACAAGTTGGCCAAGCCAATGGCTCCGGGAGATTCCATCGTCTTAAATTTCAGTACAGTTAGTCCGCTTAACACCTGGGTGAACGAGAAATCTCCTGTCAAAGGTAACGGAACCTTTATTAACAATATGCTGTTTCCAAATATTGGCTATCTGGATCGAGGCGAACTGGTGGATAATGATATTCGCAAGAAATACGGATTACCTCATCGCGATCGTATGGCTCCACCCACTGATTCAATAGCATTGCGGAATAATTATATCTCAAATGATGCAGATTGGGTCCGGTTTGAGGCAACTGTGAGCACGGATCCGGACCAGCTGGCCATAGCTCCGGGGTACCTGACCAAGCAATGGGAGAAAGATGGGCGGAAATATTATCAGTATAAAATGGATTCGTCGATATTGAATTTCTTTGCATTTAACTCTGCTCGATATGAAACTAAAAAAGACAAATGGAATGGGGTCAACTTAGAGATATATTACCACAAAGGACATACCTACAACCTCGATCGGATGATGGCTTCGAGCAAAGCCTCTTTAGCGTATTATACTGCCGAATATAGTCCTTATCAGCATCGGCAGTTGCGTATTGTTGAATTTCCCCGGACAGCCGGAACTTTCGCGCAGTCTTTTGCCAATACTATTCCTTTTTCCGAGGCAATAGGCTTTATAGCAGATGTGGATGAGAAAAAAGATGATGCGGTGGATTATCCTTATGCTGTCACAGCACACGAAATAGCTCATCAGTGGTGGGCGCATCAAGTGGTAGGTGCCAACGCGCAAGGAGCAACTTTGATGTCTGAAAGTATGTCTGAATATTCTTCTTTGAAAGTCCTGGAAAAAAGGTATGGAAAAGGACAGATGCGCAAGTTTCTCAAAGACGCACTGGACGGCTATTTAAAGGGAAGAGGTGCGGAGGCATTGGGTGAAAGACCATTGATGTACAATGAAAATCAGATGTATATCCATTATCAAAAAGGGTCATTAGTATTGTACGCACTGAGTGACTATCTAGGTGAAGCTGTTTTCAACCAGACAGCAAAAGCGTATTTGAAAAGTACTGCCTTTCAAAATCCGCCTTATACAACATCAATTGAGTTTGTGGATTCCTTTCGAAGAGCCACACCAGATTCGTTGCGTTATCTGATCAAAGATATGTTTGAAACGATTACCTTATATAACAATAGGGTGGAAAGTGTGAGTTCTAAAAAACTGAAAAATGGAAAATACCAAGTCGATATTCAATTTGAAGTTGCCAAATATCGCGTGGATGCCAATGGGAAAAAGAGCTATAATGATCACGGGAGCAAACCACTGGTGTTTAAGAAATCTGATCGGGTGACGTTGGAATCTTTGCCTCTTAGGGATTATATTGAGATTGGCGTTTTTTCAAAATCAATGGATAAGAAAAATGGAAAACCACAGGAACTTTATCTGAGAAAACATCGTATTGATCAAATTAATAATAAGTTGACATTGATTGTTGATCAGCAGCCTATTCAGGTCGGTATTGATCCATATAACAAACTGATTGACATAGATTCGGATGATAATAGAAAAGATATTTAG
- a CDS encoding helix-turn-helix transcriptional regulator — MLNLNKISQVLPAGLEDNGVEFYVHNNDIKCLHRGQTFDWENIPNWILEVVAIDMLQNQEALNALVAWDLTQRDEMLKQYIICRFGGFDLEPDIDSKGNIDYTEFFDCGRRGNCVHEGKLCATIKVANGFLTKQEVKVLRCVAQGKFNKEIADILSISEDTVSTHNQNIQRKLGVDNKLEMVSFAILKNIR; from the coding sequence ATGCTTAACCTAAATAAAATATCCCAGGTATTACCTGCAGGGCTTGAAGATAATGGCGTTGAGTTCTATGTTCATAACAATGATATCAAATGTTTGCATAGAGGTCAAACATTTGATTGGGAAAATATTCCCAATTGGATACTAGAAGTAGTGGCAATTGATATGCTACAAAATCAGGAAGCCCTTAATGCTTTAGTGGCATGGGATCTCACTCAGCGCGATGAAATGCTTAAGCAATATATTATCTGTCGATTTGGAGGATTCGATTTAGAGCCGGATATAGATTCCAAAGGAAATATTGATTACACTGAATTTTTTGATTGTGGTAGACGTGGTAATTGTGTGCATGAAGGTAAGCTATGCGCTACAATTAAGGTAGCAAATGGATTCCTTACTAAGCAGGAAGTAAAAGTTCTTCGATGCGTAGCTCAGGGAAAATTTAATAAAGAGATAGCTGATATACTTTCAATTTCTGAAGATACTGTAAGTACGCATAATCAGAATATACAACGCAAACTCGGTGTAGATAACAAGCTTGAAATGGTATCATTTGCGATTCTAAAAAATATCAGATAA
- a CDS encoding nuclear transport factor 2 family protein, which produces MRMKYLFTPVMSLAFTCSLLAQTKQDSVAIKQAALDDIESQHQVKPEQMERALHPRMVKRTFWKDKATGKDYLLETTSESMILLAESYNKNGDKFPANPKKEVDSWSAHAVIFDSIPSKK; this is translated from the coding sequence ATGAGAATGAAATATCTTTTTACTCCAGTCATGTCTTTAGCATTTACCTGTAGTTTATTGGCGCAGACAAAACAGGATAGTGTAGCGATCAAACAAGCTGCCCTTGATGATATTGAATCTCAGCATCAGGTGAAACCTGAACAAATGGAGCGGGCTTTACACCCGCGGATGGTGAAACGAACTTTTTGGAAAGATAAGGCTACTGGTAAAGACTATTTACTTGAGACAACAAGTGAATCCATGATTCTACTGGCGGAGAGTTACAATAAAAATGGAGATAAATTTCCGGCTAATCCGAAGAAAGAGGTAGATTCTTGGAGTGCTCATGCTGTCATTTTCGATAGTATACCTTCCAAAAAATAA
- a CDS encoding Clp protease ClpP: MKQRYFQVLASGKTGVGKLKIYGDIGPYWGDVNAADFLAVFNALETTCSRIDIHVNSPGGSVGEGLPIANAIKSSPLYDHIHLYGDGIEFSMAAILMAAAKKGNTHVAKGSLLMFHSASVYGYGNSKSLKKTAEDLEKYDDILASFLVDRLGLTLEQVKAKYFDGEDHYYTPAEALAEGLIDIIEDYEAEETPENVKNMSYGQVAAWFQGKINKIETNNSENQNNMLFNKYSKLSELAKVAINDRTTDQFEAVNEQIHNAGVEGVTVVSDSYLEGLENASTENTGLKTKVTDLENSVTQKDARIAELEKQVNDLGKKPAEQPVVPVTDKTDNPGTGTQQEVEDFRTSVDAEYEAIYGNN, translated from the coding sequence ATGAAACAAAGATATTTTCAGGTATTAGCTTCCGGTAAAACTGGAGTAGGTAAACTTAAAATATACGGTGACATTGGTCCTTATTGGGGCGATGTGAATGCCGCTGATTTTTTGGCTGTTTTCAATGCATTGGAAACTACATGTTCCAGAATTGATATCCATGTCAATAGCCCTGGTGGTTCAGTAGGGGAGGGTTTACCAATCGCTAACGCTATAAAATCATCACCGCTCTATGATCATATTCATCTTTACGGCGACGGTATAGAATTCTCGATGGCAGCAATTCTTATGGCAGCCGCTAAAAAGGGGAATACCCATGTTGCAAAAGGATCCTTATTGATGTTTCATTCAGCATCTGTTTACGGTTATGGGAACTCAAAATCATTAAAGAAAACAGCAGAAGACCTCGAAAAGTACGATGATATATTGGCTAGTTTCTTAGTCGATCGCTTAGGGTTGACATTAGAGCAGGTGAAAGCGAAATACTTTGATGGAGAAGATCATTATTATACACCTGCTGAAGCTTTGGCGGAGGGACTGATCGATATCATTGAAGATTACGAAGCGGAAGAAACTCCCGAAAATGTGAAAAATATGTCTTATGGTCAGGTTGCTGCTTGGTTCCAAGGTAAGATTAACAAGATCGAAACTAATAATTCAGAAAATCAAAATAATATGTTGTTTAATAAATACTCAAAATTATCGGAGTTGGCCAAAGTGGCTATTAATGATAGAACGACTGACCAGTTTGAAGCTGTAAATGAGCAAATTCATAACGCTGGTGTTGAAGGTGTAACTGTCGTGTCTGATTCCTATTTAGAAGGTTTGGAAAATGCATCTACTGAAAACACAGGTTTGAAAACCAAGGTTACTGACCTTGAAAATTCTGTTACTCAAAAGGATGCACGTATTGCGGAACTTGAAAAACAAGTAAATGATCTAGGTAAGAAGCCTGCCGAGCAGCCAGTAGTTCCGGTGACTGATAAGACCGATAATCCGGGAACTGGCACACAACAAGAAGTTGAAGACTTCCGTACTTCCGTTGATGCCGAATATGAGGCTATTTATGGAAATAACTAA
- a CDS encoding 3'-5' exonuclease produces the protein MERLFTDVMIDIETLDTTPTSVILSIGAIPFNISDGECGQEYSSKCDVSMQVRDGHTIGLETLKWWIEQDANVLASSLSGGEWVRRSVEHLNDFIIEKCVDEVRLWSNSPSFDLVILKNALNNPWPFPYWRERDVRTFVAIRSETAKHFARKVTHDPVDDCLRQIDMVCAVYWDLNGITI, from the coding sequence ATGGAAAGACTATTTACAGATGTTATGATTGACATCGAAACTTTAGATACAACGCCTACATCTGTCATATTAAGTATTGGTGCAATACCATTCAATATTTCTGATGGAGAATGTGGTCAAGAGTATAGTTCCAAATGCGATGTTAGTATGCAAGTTCGTGATGGACATACAATCGGTTTAGAAACCTTGAAATGGTGGATTGAGCAGGATGCAAATGTTCTAGCAAGTAGTCTTTCGGGAGGCGAATGGGTTAGAAGATCTGTTGAACATCTAAATGATTTCATTATTGAAAAATGTGTTGATGAAGTCAGATTGTGGTCTAATAGTCCATCATTTGATTTAGTTATTCTGAAAAATGCGTTAAATAATCCTTGGCCATTCCCTTATTGGAGAGAAAGGGATGTTAGAACTTTTGTGGCAATTAGGTCAGAAACGGCAAAACATTTTGCTAGAAAAGTAACGCATGATCCCGTTGATGATTGCTTAAGGCAAATTGATATGGTATGTGCAGTGTATTGGGACTTAAACGGAATAACAATATGA